ttttaaatctctttcagATGTTGCTTATCTTTATGAATCCTTAAACACAAAACATGATGCAACTCAAGAACCAGTAGGTAAGGAAGTAATTCAAGATCCATGAAGAGGAGCTAAGCTCCAATGACTAATGTAACCCTCTTGAGCGAGTTTGATTCCTTGGAATTTTGAAGTCATGATGTGGTGACTGtcacacagatatttttctttcctttccccccttccAACTGTAGAAGTTAATGTAGAAAACCAATGCCATGTGACCAAAGATACCTCAAGTACAGGAAGAAGTAATGATGAGACCCAAATTACCTCATCACTGTCAGCTACTCAGTCTTGCTATGAGGAACCACAGCCATCTACTTCTACATCAAACCTCTTTAATGCTTCTTCTACCTCTCCAGTTGAGTCTGCATCTGTTCAGCAGGATAATCCATCTACTTCTGGTAAGATTTGGGTCAAGTATTTAAAGGTTTGATCACAcaatcatagaatatgctgagttggaagggacccgtCAGGATCACTGAGTCCGTCTCATCAACTGTTACtccagtttttaatttttaaacagattAATTTCTTACCCCTATCTCGGTCCTTAGAATTTGTTTTGTGAAGTTCTAGTGAAAGTACCAGGTGGATATATGCATTTTAAGTTTCTCTCTATGAGCAGGCTGGGTAAATTCTGATACATGAGTGAAGGAATTGTGAGAATTCCTTCAGGAGTTCATTGAGACCTCATTGGCTCCTATGGAAACAAagctttccctctgctgtgaTCCCAACCTGTTACGTGTGATCAGTATTGCATAACTCCTGCCTGGCATCTTTGTCAGGAAGACCTGGTGTGGATAATAGTCTTAAGAATAAATACTCCAGAACTGAAAGAGGAATGGGGATTTTAAGTAGGGTTACACAACTAATAGGTTGTTTTCCCCCAGGTCTTCCAATTAGTCAGATTGGTTCAGAGTGTGTTTAATAAGTTAGGCAGACTTGGCTTTTCTGCTCAACTTTTTCCTGTTCAGATGTTTGGATTGATGTGTGTGCCTCGTCAGGGTCTGAGTACCTTTTGTTTTCACATGTCCCATAGCTGTGTGCAGCCATGTTCatgtttctgttgttgttttataGGATCACAGTCTTCAGTTGTCACTCCTGTGCCTGCTTTCCCCATCTTAAATTCCATGTGTGAAGGAGCACTCCACGACAAGCATGAAAAGCTGGATGTGAATGCTGAAGCTTCTGCAGTTGCTCCAGAAATCAGTgacaaagaaaatgcagaatcAGATTCTCAAAGGGAGGAGGAAGGTTTGGAACCTGctaaaaagaaactaaaaagaGGCTAGTATACTATAGTATTCTGCAATTTAACCCTCACCCCCATTCCTTCAATGAATTACAACAACTGTCATCAGTCCTTCAGCTTGTTTCTTGTGTCTCACTTGATTTCTGGTCCCATGAAAATAATGtcttcagcagcagaagctgtagtgtgtgtgtgtaaagcAAGAACCTCTTTTGGGACTGTTGCCAGTGAACAGTGAATCAGTGCCTAtctttcagggatttttttaatgcttgaataaaaataagtttaaaaaagctttaaaaactaTCTCCTTCTGTCTTTGTAGATGAAGATACTTGTCCAAATCTTTCACCAGCAGCTCCAATTGAATGTATAATTAAAATTGGCTGTGAAGATGCAAAAACATCAAATGTGAAACCAGATAAGATGGAAGAGACGTTAACTTGCATTATCTGCCAAGAACTGCTGCATGACTGTGTAAGGTATGTAAGAGTGACAAAAGCTTTAATCATGTGGTAATAATGCAAGACATTCAGTGACAGCTGTTTGAGGAGGTCAGGATAATCAGCATTTTCACAAGCCCTCttgattttctgtttcctaCCCCATCTAGATAGTCAGATCAATGCTAAATAGTTTTTTCAGTGTTATGGATGtatctgaaaaaatgaaagatttgtattttgactccatttgtttgttttccagcttgCAGCCTTGTATGCATACTTTTTGTGCTGCCTGCTACTCAGGATGGATGGAAAGATCTTCTCTGTGTCCAACTTGTCGTTGTCCAGTAGAACGTATTTGTAAAAATCACATCTTGAACAACTTGGTTGAAGCTTATCTGATTCAGCATCCAGGCAAGTTGAACAGTGTCTGTGGCAGAATCTCATGGATTTCACACATGAGCTGTGTAACAATGTCTGGACACACTGTTGTCTGTAAAATACCCATGTGTTTTATTACCTCTGGCATGGCTTGTCAGAAAACAAGTACATTTAACATGACATAATAACCTGTGGAAGGTGATTTAATACTGTGAATCTGCTAAGAatgcttcattttaatttgttaCTTAATCATGAGAAGGatacttttgaaaaatatacTTGAATGTAGATTTTATTAACTTTGATCATGAAAGTTGATGGCCTCTTAAACAAAACTTAGGTTTCCTGATACTAGGCTTCCTTAAAAGAGAGGGGAATTTAACTAAGATGACCCAGAACTCTCTCATCCAAAAACAAATcttacagaaatgaaaacacattaATGGTAACTGTGTTAAGAAAGGGGTGTGAGATGTTCCTTTCTGTTGAAATTTGAATTTGGTTCTCATGCCAGATAAATGTCGCAATGAAGACGATGTTCGGAGCATGGATGCCAGAAACAAAATTACTCAAGACATGTTGCAGCCTAAGGTGCGGAGATCTTTTTCAGATGAGGAGGGAAGTTCTGAAGATTTACTGGAATTGTCTGATGTAGATAGTGAATCCTCAGATATCAGGTATGTCTGTTTTTAAGTTGTGTGCTGAATTTGATGTGCCTGTGTTTGAATGCACAGACCCACAAACTGAGCTAGTTTCACAGATACTATTAttgctgattctgtgatcatTGCCAGAATCTATTTTCAGATTAAGTTAGTTCTTGATAATAGCAAAGTAATAAACTTAACAGTTTTGCTGGCCATCCTTTGGAACCTTGAGCAATCAGCAAAAATGAGAACTTCCTAGAAGTCCAGCAAATTCAGTTTGTGACCAACAGTTCTATGTTGAGTTGTGCAACAAAACCAGACAGATTTCTGGCTAAGATCTTGTCAGAAGATAAAGCAGTCCATGATCCTGTGAGTGTGTTTGCAATGCTTGTGCTTTATGTGTCCTTTCACTGGGTGTATGGTACCAAAGCAGCTGATGCTTGACTTAGGAATTCCCAAGTACCAAAATACCTACTCTTTATTTTCAACAGCAAACACTTTCTGCTCAATGTCTACAGAGGAACAGAAGAATTCTTGTAGATAACTATTCCAGCTTTGTTCCTCTCTCTTTCAGTCacattgctatttttttccttttccttttgtttaaaaCTTACTGAGGAATACTACAAACCCCAAAGTTTTTATCTGTCACAACTACAGCAGACTTCAGAGCTGTAAGGTATGAGTTATATAAACTTCCATCTGTTACTGAATGAGGAAATCCTAAATTTAAACTTTGAGAGCCTGACCAGCCTTGTCTAGCATAGTGATATAAGttgtatttgcatttgtttGGTATAATTTCATATGActtcattttgttctttcagtCAACCATATATAGTGTGCAGACAGTGCCCAGGGTACCGAAGACACTCTGTTCCAACTGTGCCTGGCACAGGCCAGgagacagaggcaggaggaatgCAGGCTCTGGGAGATGCTCCATCAACCTCTGCCAACTTCCCTGCAGGTCAGTGTCACATtgccccagcagtgcagcactgaAATATTGCACCTCACACACTCAGggcagagtcacagaatggctggGCTTGGAAGGGAGCCTTGAAGATCATCTCCAAGTCCCCTGAGCTAAGTAATGAGCTGTGTTAAAACAATGAACTAAGCCAGACCTGAGCAAGCTCCCTCTCACAGGACTGGGAGAGCAACTCCACACCAGTGTCTTTGCAAATACATTTGGCTGTCATTGTCCAAAATGGGTTGCTAATGGTTGATCAGATGACTGAAAAGTTCTTAAACTTTTCTacatactgaaatatttcacacAGCTGTGCAGTTTAGAAGTCTGaatgctgtttttctgctgtttcataGAGTCTTACTAAAAAGGTTTCTTACTGCTTCGAGATTATGTTGTTaatattcattaaaattctTCATCCacattgaaattatttaaattgttccattttttttccttttaaactcATCCAGCTGTTCAGGAATATGTGTGTCCTGCTCAAGGAAGTCATGTAATATGCACCTGCTGCTTTCAGCCAATGCCTGACCGAAGAGCGGAGCGTGAGCAGAATCCTCATGTTGCTCCTCAGCAATGTGtgtacattttttattttattttctccagagCTAACTCTCTCcttatttattattaaacttaaatttTCTTGGAAGACTGTTTTTTATATGAATCTTCTTTATTTGGACTCTTGTAGTGACAGCATGAAAGAACCTTCCTTTATAGAATTTATTAGTCCTTtaaagaatgtattttaaatgagaaagtTATACCTTTTTAAGGCCAAGTTTATTAGATCTCTGTTGTTACTGTTTTATGAGAATGGTAACTGTTGAGTTCTGTTGTGTTCAGGTCCTTACAGGGGTTTTCTTGGTTGTTTTACAGGCACAGTTTGTCTGCAGCCCTTCTGTCACTTGTACTGGGGCTGCACTCGCATGGCGTGTTTTGGCTGCTTGGCACCATTCTGTGGTACTgtggagtaattttttttcttatcagcCTGTTCACTTTGCAATAATGTCTGTCTGTCTTGAAGTTTGTGTCATTTAAGAGACATAGATTAGTTTGTAGCACAGTCCTGCAAAAAGAAGTAAGGCCGATGTCCTCACatcacaaacacaaaaaattgaAGTGGCATGTGTCTGACTTTGAAAGAATTGAACTTTGTGTCTTCATACAGTCTTTGGCTTAGAAACTACACTGGCTGAGCACAGTTTGTTCCAATGTAAAAAACCTGGTGTGTTTCAGTCTAGTAAGAGAATCATACAAACCAGTGCAGGAGCACTGAACATCTGATAGTAATGGGATAGAAAAGAACCTTGCCCTCTTAAACATGCAGACTTCTGAAACTCAAGGttttttgacatttaaaaaaaataaattagaacaATTGGAATGGCTTGGCTGCAGTTTGGAGCTAATGGAATATGCTTTGCTAGCACTGGTAATTTGTGCAGCTTGGTAGTGTTTGCAGACTGAAACTGGAATTGTAAAATCTCAGTATCTTGTCTTGGCCCCTAGAAGTTACAAATCACATGCATTAGCAAATGTTGAATGTAGTCATGTACTTGGTGCTCACATGAGCCTGTGCATGTTATTTCAGGAAGCAGAAGAACCTTCAGAAAATGTGTGAGGGCCACAGGGTTTGGGTGAGAAATAGTaacttttcttcttgttgttcTGATTAGAAATAAATCTTGGTGATAAGTGTTTAGATGGCGTCCTGAATAACAACCACTATGAATCAGATATCCTAAAGGTATGTATAAAAATCATTGTGTGTGATCATAACAAATGTACAAAGTTTAAGATGTACTCACTGATGAAACGGAAGTGATTTGCAGCCTAATAGTTCCCGTGGCAGCATTGTGTCATTTGCAGAACCTGATTCTGAAAGGCTGATTACATGAGCTCCAACTGATCAtccaaaatattatttaatagaaaaataatgcaataaAAACATGCCAGGAAAGCAGTGCTTGTTAAATATTTTGTCCCAGGCAAGTTAAATTTCACACTAACttgcatggaaaatattttgcccATGCTATAACACGGTTGCCTAAATAAAGTAAACTGGATGAAATCTTGATTTGAGGTAAATGTGAGTATGACTGGAATGAATCTATTTGCAAACTTTTCGCAAAAGTGggtatctgaaaaaaaaagatgcttaGTGGAGGGTTTTATTGGTGGTCTGAATGTATCATGCTATTAAGTTACaggtaattattttttacttgtaATCAGCATAAACCCATTCTGAAAGCACAGTTACTGATAGTTCTGGAAATATTTGAGAATAAATGGCTTGCTTACTCTTTGGAGATTTTTCTAGATTTAACACTTCAATTGTTCTTTTCAGGATTACCTGGCATCCAGGGGTCTGACatggaaaaatatgttaaatgAAAGTCTCTTAGCTCTTCAAAGAGGAGTTTTTATGTTGTCAGGTATGTGCTGTGTTCAGTTTACACATGCATGACTCCTTGTCTGGATGTAACTCAGAATGTTATCAAAAAGTTCAGAGTTCTGTGTACAGAACCAGTGCAGTCCTGGAACTTTAGTTAAATctgatttattatttaaatgccTTGCATTTTTACAAACTGGTTTTCTCCCCAGATTACAGAATTACTGGGAACACAGTGCTTTGCTACTGTTGTGGCCTTCGCAGCTTTCGAGAACTTGCCTACCAGTACAGGCAGAATATTCCTGTTGCTGAATTACCAGGTGGGGATTGTTTTGAACAGTAAGGAGgggaaaagtaatttaaagaGTTAACATCAGCTCTATTTCTGTATTGGTGTTCTTTTGGCACTTTCATGTAGCCCAGTGCAAATCTTGTTGCAGGGCTAATGTCTTCTGCTCCTTGCTTTACTTGTCAGCTGCTGAGCTTGTGTATAGTTATTTTCAGACTCCCTAATGGAACGTTTTCTTTCAGTATCATTTCTCATATGTAGAATAATTATATCTCCTGAGTGAAAAGAAGAATTCAGTGAGATCAGAATACAGTCAACAGGAACCAGTTGCtgtaattaaatttattttcccatttaaatACATGAAACGATGCATCTTCTGAACAATTTCACATTCTACCAGCTCTCAACTGGGAACAAGAATGCTTTTATAAACTGATTCTAAATCTTTGCATTTACAATTTTAGTATAAAATAGCATGCAAGCAACTGTGCCTCCTTCAGACCTAAATTTGTTTGGAACAGAAGCTGTTCCAacagtttgcttttaaatattacTTCTGTCAGTTTAGTTCTTGCTTTTAGCAACAGCTTCCCAGTCTTAAGCTGTTGAGAACTCTGCTTGTGCTGCCATGCATAATGAGCAAAAATTGTGTACCTGGTTTGCCCTTAGCATTGCCTCGGTTCAGCTGCTTGGACAGATGAGTTGTAATCTATGTGAAGGTGGGGGAAAGCAGCAAACTCTACCCaaattaagtttttcttttgtatgGAAATACATCTAGACAAATCTGAGTGTCTAAACAAGTCCATCTCTATTAAACTAAATGATAAAACTTTAGTTGACAGCACTGAAAACCAAATACTTTCATCATAAGTCTGTATTAACTTAAcattaaaaagtaatattttgtCCTTCACAGAGTGCTTGCTTTGTTTAAAGAAAGGTGAGACAACACAGTTCTACAGTCATTTCTTGCCAATCATGTCCTGTTTCTGATGAGTAACCAGTGGCTTAATCATCTGGGTCACCTTTAATGACTTTTGTAGTAAATGTAGCATTTCATTTGCTCTTCTTGTAGTGACTGTCACGTCACGTCCTGATTGCTACTGGGGACGCAACTGTCGAACTCAGGTCAAAGCACATCATGCCATGTAAGTCGTACACTTTAGAAGGTGCTTTTGCTTTgtgttccttaaaaaaaccctaaaccaacAACAATCTAAAAAGCAACCTTTGAAGTGCCAGAGCTTGCAGAATAAAGCAGGAAGTGGGTAAGCACTGGGgatttttattgtcatttttgGTTTTAACATAACTTTGAAATGAGCCCTCCGTGCACATcaagggcactgccagcacttGTGAGTTGATGTAACCCATGGCTCACACTTGTTGAGTTTGTTTTTCCACCCATTGGGGTGGAAGGATTCTTTTAGTGAAGTGCAGCTTCCACTGAAGGGATCAATTGGTGGGAATAATTAGCAATAGGAGCAGCTTGGAGCATGTAACATAAGCCACAGCAGGTTCCTGAGGAGTTTCTAGGTCTTACAGCTCTGACCCAATCAATCTGGCATGCctcaaaaatgaaatttgagGCTGAAAAGAGATTAATCCTCTACTTGTCAAGAGTTTTAATACCAGCCTTCGACTCCTGGTATCTCGTCATTTATGAGAAATGTCCTTCCAAAGTAAATCAAGCTTCCTGAATAAAAATATCAAGGCCTCTGATGACCAATGCAATTTTAGTCTTATAAAAAGATGCACATGGAGTAAGACAAATATTAAAGACTcataaaacagaacaaaaattttcTCCCTAAGAGCTAACTGGTTTCGGGGAGGGTTGAAAAATCCTTCTTGCCTTATGAATAATTCTCTAAATTCTCAGAGTAATTTAAGATAGAGGAGCTGTTACCCCTTATTGAGAAATTGCCTTAATGAATAGTAGattctgcagtgtttttctAATGTTGCAATGTACATACACACTTAGCATAATTCCTTTAATATTTCAGGTACTGTGGGTTGAAAATAACCAGTCTGTGCAGCTCAGGCAAGCAGATCATAAGACAGACTTGTAAAATATTCATCTGCAGTCTCTTACAAATTCAAGGGTTTTACCAAAtagctttcaaaaataattttggatttAAGTTGCAGATGTAATTTGAAGTACCACTGGTATCTGTAACTTCACATTATAGGACTGTCTGTGTTCTCAGAggagattttgttttgaaatgttaGTGTTAATTCAATATCCAAGTACTCACCAGTCATCTTTGTTCATGCTGTGGATAATTTCATCTAGAATAAAAAATGActcaggggttttttcctttttttccttctccttttttttttttctttattttttcccaagccCTTCCTAGAACTTTACTGGCTGCTACTCTTAGTTCCTAAAATCCATAAAAGCAAACAATCTTGTCATACCACTCCTTTATATCCagataatttaaatttttttaaaattgagcTAAATTGTTCTGCTAAGTAGTTAGATTATGTGAGAAAGGTTTTTGTGATCTTTGATCTAATCCAGCTAAGGGGTGAATTCAGGGTCTCCTTTGCAGCATTTCCTCCATGTGCAGTGACACACTCAGCACCCCAACTTCTGTTTCAGTTGTGTGTCAGGGGCCACATGGcccaagcaaaaagaaaaacaaggagtGAACAGTGAAATGTTTTTGAGAAGTGAGAAGTGCTTGGTACTAAATTATGTTATCTGTTTAATCCATGAAGACAGGTTTGTCATTCCCATAAAACATAATTCAAGCTgagaaaatctttttctttccagaagatTCTAAGCCACTGAGAGAACGTGTTTATGTTGAAATGTACGATTAGCCTGGTTAATTTTAGTTCTTAAAGAGTTTTGTAATGCTGTCTACTAAAAGTTACTAATGTCTTGCAGGGGAAAATTAATTCACTGGTTCCTGTTTTAATTGCCTTCTGGGTTTGAAGTATACAGAAGTATAGAGGAATGCTTTTTAATAACAGGTTTTCTGTGTGCATGGTAAAACTAATGAGGGTTAGGCAGGAGAGATGTTGAAAATCCTGTTACCTGTAAAATGGAACTAAAGTATGATCTAAACAGGTTCTGAAAAAGATTTTGGTGTGCAAATGGTCTGCTTTAGActatttaacatttaaaataccTGTGAAAGATCCTGACTTGCTTTTGTTGCTTGACTTCTGAGAACTTTGTTACATTTTAATACTcttatgtttttctcttttttaggAAATTCAATCACATTTGTGAGCAAACACGATTCAAGAACTGAAAACTTGTAGTGTGTAGAGAGGGGACAAAAACCTGTTACACTGCTTGTACAGTTTAACGTTTCGGGGGATCTGCCCAGttcccccagagcagggaatcATTCACTTTTGCATCAGGTAACCTGATGTGAAATTTTTGATTTGTAGAATTTTACAGCTGTACATGAATAAgatagataattttttttccaaggtagTCTGACAAGCATTGCATTTCTTGCTTATGACTACAGTGTCCCTGTATCACTTCAGTGAAGAACACAAAATAATCACACTCACAAAAACCAGCCATATCTTGGGATGACCTAAGAATAAGGAGTGTATTTGCACTACTTGTGAAGAAACTAAGAAAAATCGTTAGACTTAAAACAGAGAAGTTTTGTAAAAGTATCTGATGGGTATTTCAAGAGC
The sequence above is a segment of the Prinia subflava isolate CZ2003 ecotype Zambia chromosome 19, Cam_Psub_1.2, whole genome shotgun sequence genome. Coding sequences within it:
- the CHFR gene encoding E3 ubiquitin-protein ligase CHFR → MEQSEGGEQSQQQPQPWGKLIRLGADEAEPHVLLLKREWTIGRKKGCDLSFPGNKLVSGDHCKIIVDEESGQVSLEDTSTNGTVINKLKVVKKQTYPLQTGDVIYVVYRKNEPENNVAYLYESLNTKHDATQEPVEVNVENQCHVTKDTSSTGRSNDETQITSSLSATQSCYEEPQPSTSTSNLFNASSTSPVESASVQQDNPSTSGSQSSVVTPVPAFPILNSMCEGALHDKHEKLDVNAEASAVAPEISDKENAESDSQREEEGLEPAKKKLKRDEDTCPNLSPAAPIECIIKIGCEDAKTSNVKPDKMEETLTCIICQELLHDCVSLQPCMHTFCAACYSGWMERSSLCPTCRCPVERICKNHILNNLVEAYLIQHPDKCRNEDDVRSMDARNKITQDMLQPKVRRSFSDEEGSSEDLLELSDVDSESSDISQPYIVCRQCPGYRRHSVPTVPGTGQETEAGGMQALGDAPSTSANFPAAVQEYVCPAQGSHVICTCCFQPMPDRRAEREQNPHVAPQQCTVCLQPFCHLYWGCTRMACFGCLAPFCEINLGDKCLDGVLNNNHYESDILKDYLASRGLTWKNMLNESLLALQRGVFMLSDYRITGNTVLCYCCGLRSFRELAYQYRQNIPVAELPVTVTSRPDCYWGRNCRTQVKAHHAMKFNHICEQTRFKN